The following are encoded in a window of Bacillus xiapuensis genomic DNA:
- the menB gene encoding 1,4-dihydroxy-2-naphthoyl-CoA synthase: MAFNWVSERQYEDILYETYNGIAKVTINRPEVRNAFRPKTVMELIDAFAYARDDEKIGVIILTGAGDLAFCSGGDQKVRGHGGYVGEDQIPRLNVLDLQRLIRVIPKPVIAMVAGYAIGGGHVLHVVCDLTIAADNAIFGQTGPKVGSFDAGYGSGYLARIVGHKKAREIWYLCRQYNAQEALEMGLVNTVVPLDKLEEETVKWAEEMLAKSPTALRFIKAAMNADTDGLAGLQQIAGDATLLYYTTDEAKEGRDAFKEKRDPDFGQFPRFP, encoded by the coding sequence ATGAAACCTATAATGGAATTGCAAAGGTTACGATTAATCGTCCGGAAGTACGCAATGCCTTTCGCCCTAAAACAGTCATGGAATTAATCGATGCTTTTGCCTATGCGCGTGACGATGAAAAAATCGGCGTCATTATTTTAACAGGTGCAGGAGACTTAGCCTTCTGTTCAGGAGGAGACCAAAAAGTGCGCGGTCACGGCGGCTACGTTGGAGAAGATCAAATTCCAAGATTGAATGTGTTGGATCTTCAGCGTCTGATCCGTGTCATTCCTAAACCAGTTATCGCTATGGTAGCAGGCTATGCAATTGGCGGAGGTCATGTGCTTCACGTGGTCTGCGACTTAACGATCGCTGCTGATAACGCCATCTTTGGACAAACGGGACCGAAAGTAGGGAGCTTCGATGCCGGATATGGCTCCGGATATTTAGCTCGTATTGTCGGCCACAAGAAGGCGCGTGAAATCTGGTATCTATGCCGCCAGTACAATGCGCAGGAAGCATTGGAGATGGGATTAGTCAATACCGTTGTTCCGCTTGACAAATTAGAAGAAGAAACGGTGAAGTGGGCAGAAGAAATGCTTGCCAAGAGTCCAACTGCTTTGCGCTTTATTAAGGCTGCGATGAACGCTGATACTGATGGTCTAGCTGGTTTACAGCAGATAGCAGGTGACGCGACACTTCTTTATTACACAACAGACGAAGCTAAAGAGGGAAGAGACGCCTTTAAGGAAAAACGCGACCCAGACTTCGGCCAGTTCCCAAGATTCCCTTGA